The following are encoded in a window of Halorhodospira halophila genomic DNA:
- a CDS encoding ArdC family protein yields MAEQKRDLYQEVTDKIINALEEGVVPWVQPWDDKTAAVASGFPVNALSDRPYRGTNTFVLWAEQAIRGYSTSRWLTFKQAKEAGGHVRKGEKGTLATFFKRIPVQKKDRAGNPVYDEEGNPETKIVPFIRGFTLFNLDQVEGLDERYWHPGTVSQELDSIEAADAIVVASGADIVFQGTQAAYTPKLDRIQMPPPESFGTSEGFYATLLHELAHWTGHSDRLARPSVIRPASFGSEDYAFEELVAELSCAYLCAEIGMQGDLRHEGYIASWLKALRDDKTFIFRTSSQAKDAAAYLSSSVEGLNEWSTESEERAAA; encoded by the coding sequence ATGGCCGAGCAGAAGCGCGATCTCTACCAGGAGGTCACCGACAAGATCATCAACGCCCTCGAGGAAGGCGTCGTGCCCTGGGTTCAGCCCTGGGACGACAAGACCGCGGCCGTCGCGAGCGGTTTCCCCGTCAACGCCCTCAGCGACCGCCCCTACCGGGGCACCAACACCTTCGTCTTGTGGGCCGAGCAGGCCATCCGCGGCTACTCGACGAGCCGCTGGCTGACCTTCAAGCAGGCCAAGGAGGCAGGCGGCCACGTCCGCAAGGGGGAGAAAGGCACGCTGGCTACCTTCTTCAAACGTATCCCCGTTCAGAAGAAGGACCGCGCCGGCAACCCCGTCTACGATGAGGAGGGCAACCCTGAGACGAAGATCGTCCCCTTCATCCGGGGGTTCACGCTGTTCAACCTCGACCAGGTCGAGGGGCTCGACGAGCGCTACTGGCATCCAGGGACTGTGTCCCAGGAGCTCGACTCCATCGAGGCCGCTGACGCCATCGTTGTTGCCAGTGGAGCCGACATCGTCTTCCAAGGGACGCAGGCCGCTTACACCCCGAAGCTGGATCGAATCCAGATGCCACCGCCGGAGTCCTTCGGCACCTCGGAGGGCTTCTACGCTACCCTCCTCCACGAGTTGGCCCACTGGACCGGCCACAGCGACCGCTTGGCTCGGCCATCGGTCATCCGGCCCGCGAGCTTCGGCTCCGAAGACTACGCCTTCGAGGAGCTCGTTGCGGAGCTCAGCTGTGCCTACCTCTGCGCCGAGATAGGCATGCAAGGCGACCTTCGCCACGAGGGCTACATCGCCTCATGGCTCAAGGCTCTCCGGGATGATAAGACCTTCATTTTCAGGACCTCGAGCCAAGCCAAAGACGCTGCAGCCTACTTGTCCTCCTCGGTTGAGGGGCTTAACGAATGGTCCACCGAGAGCGAGGAGCGTGCTGCAGCCTGA